The Zalophus californianus isolate mZalCal1 chromosome 7, mZalCal1.pri.v2, whole genome shotgun sequence genome includes a region encoding these proteins:
- the SERPINB9 gene encoding serpin B9, producing MDALSEANGTFAIQLLKILCQDNPSHNVFYSPVSISSALAMVFMGAKGNTAAQMAQVLSLSTEKDIHQNFQSLLAEVNKPGTKYLLRTANRLFGEKTCEFLPTFKESCLRFYHAKLEQLSFANAVEQCRKHINTWVSKKTEGKIRELLPSNSINAHTRLVLVNAIYFKGRWNEQFNKMYTREMPFKINQREQKPVQMMFQEATFKLAYIKEVQTQVLELPYEGKELSMVILLPDDNVDLSLVEKNLTLEKFRAWTKPDRMQSTEVEVYLPRFQLEEDYDMESVLRGLGMVDAFQEDEADFSAMSGERDLCLSKFVHKSFVEVNEEGTEAAAASAILVVECCMDSGPTFCADHPFLFFIRHNVANTILFCGRFSSP from the exons ATGGACGCTCTTTCTGAAGCAAATGGCACCTTTGCCATCCAGCTTTTAAAGATACTGTGTCAAGACAACCCTTCACACAACGTGTTCTATTCTCCTGTGAGCATCTCCTCAGCCCTGGCCATGGTCTTCATGGGGGCAAAAGGAAACACTGCTGCCCAGATGGCCCAG GTGCTTTCATTAAGCACAGAGAAAGACATTCATCAGAATTTCCAGTCACTTCTTGCTGAAGTGAACAAACCTGGCACCAAGTACTTGCTCAGAACAGCCAACAGGCTCTTTGGAGAAAAGACTTGTGAATTCCTCCCG ACCTTTAAGGAATCCTGTCTTCGGTTCTACCATGCTAAGCTGGAGCAGCTTTCCTTTGCCAATGCTGTGGAGCAGTGCAGGAAACACATCAACACTTGGGTCTCAAAAAAGACTGAAG GTAAAATTCGAGAATTATTGCCAAGTAACTCAATCAATGCACACACCAGGCTGGTTCTTGTCAATGCCATCTACTTCAAAGGAAGGTGGAATGAACAGTTCAACAAAATGTACACAAGGgaaatgccttttaaaataaaccag AGGGAGCAAAAGCCAGTGCAGATGATGTTTCAGGAAGCTACGTTTAAGCTTGCCTATATTAAAGAGGTGCAGACCCAGGTCCTGGAGCTGCCCTACGAGGGTAAGGAGCTGAGCATGGTCATTCTGCTTCCGGACGACAACGTGGATCTAAGCTTG gtggaaaaaaatctcactttgGAGAAATTCAGAGCCTGGACCAAGCCAGACCGTATGCAGAGCACCGAAGTGGAAGTTTACCTTCCGAGATTTCAACTGGAAGAGGACTATGACATGGAATCTGTGCTCCGGGGTCTGGGAATGGTTGATGCCTTTCAGGAGGACGAGGCTGACTTTTCGGCAATGTCAGGCGAGAGAGATCTGTGTCTGTCCAAGTTTGTGCACAAGAGTTTTGTGGAGGTGAACGAGGAAGGCACGGAGGCCGCCGCTGCTTCAGCCATCTTGGTTGTGGAGTGCTGCATGGATTCTGGCCCCACGTTCTGCGCCGACcaccccttccttttcttcattagGCACAATGTGGCCAACACTATTCTGTTCTGTGGCAGGTTTTCCTCTCCGTAA